The following DNA comes from Enterocloster bolteae.
TTCCCAGGTCCTTCAGGCATTTGGAAAGGGAGGTGACCAGGGCAATGGTTGCCAGCACCTCCATGAATTCCCTGCCTGCGTAGAGAACAGCGGAAAATACGGTTATGATGCCGCCGGTAACAGATTTAAGGCCGATGAGGCCCAGGATAAACAGGAAGGCGATGCAGACGGCAGGCGTATCCTTTTTGAGGACCATCACTGCCAGGATAACAATGACGCCTATGAGATAAGCGTAGTGGAGCGGAGTCAGCACTACTGCGGATTCTATCATAATAAGTCACTCCTGTATTTATGGAATATAATCTATGATATGGGGAAATGCTCTCCTCCGTGAAAAGGAAATCAGGAAATTAGGGGTTGATTTTATGGCCAGGTGCTGGTATGCTAGATAAGGATTAAATTTTAAAATGAAAGGAAGTGAACCGGAGTGGAAGGTCGAAGTCATAAGTTGGAAGCAGACAATTATCATAAGCGTTTGGTAGTGGGAGCTGCGTCGGCGGCTTTGATCCCGCTTTGCTTTCACTGCCGTTAATTATAGGATTCATATGCGTTTATGATGATAGCCATTATTACAGGAGGAGTCTGTAATTATGGCTGTTTTGTTGTTGCGGTCCGGCCATCCAGGGCAGGACTGCGGCATTTTGCGTGCTGCTTTCATGATGTCACCATTCATGGAAGGAATAAGATGCAGGAGAATTTTGATTTAAAAGAGCTGATGGAGCTGTTAGACACAATGCAGCTCAGGTTACTGAAGGAAAAGCTGATTGAGATGAACGAGGTGGATATTGCTGCGTTCATCGAGGAGCTGGATTCCGAGAAGACCGTAGTGGTCTACCGCATGCTTCCCAAGGAGCTGGCAAGCGATGTGTTCGCCTGCCTGCCTGTGGAGAAGCAGGAGCATATTATCAACAGCATCACGGATTATGAGCTCAGCGCCATTGTAAACGACCTGTTTGTGGACGATGCCGTGGATATGCTGGAAGAACTGCCGGCCAATGTGGTCAAGCGTGTGCTTAAGAACTCCACGCCGGACACCAGGAAGCTGATCAACCAGTTTTTAAAATATCCGGAAGGCAGCGCCGGAAGCATAATGACGGCAGAGTATGTGGGCCTGAAGAAGCGCATGACCGTGGAGGAGGCATTTGCCTACATCCGCAGGCACGGCGTGGATAAGGAGACCATTTACACCTGTTATGTCATGGACGCAAAGAGGGCCCTGGAGGGTGTGGTGACGGTCAAGGATCTGCTGATGCATCCCTATGAGGAAGTCATCGGCAACATCATGGATTCACATGTGATCAAGGCCGTGACCACAGACGACCAGGAGGAGGTGGCGGAGAGCTTCCGTAAGTACGACCTCCTGAGCCTTCCTGTGGTGGACCATGAGAACCGTCTGGTGGGCATCGTTACCGTGGACGACGTGGTGGATGTTATGGAGCAGGAGGCCACAGAGGACTTTGAGAAGATGGCAGCCATGCTCCCCAGCGAGAAGCCTTATCTTAAGACAGGCGTGTTTGCCCTGGCAAAGAACCGTCTGGCCTGGCTTCTGATTCTCATGATCAGCAGTATGATTACAGGCAGCATCCTGGCAAAGTACGAGGCCGCCTTTGCGGTGATACCGCTGCTGGTGACCTTCATTCCCATGCTGACAGATACTGGCGGCAACGCGGGCAGCCAGAGCAGCACCATGATTATCCGCGGCATGGCAGTGGGAGAGATTGAAGCCGGTGATATCCTGCGGGTACTCTGGAAGGAACTGCGGGTGGGAGTCATTGTGGGCGTCCTGCTGGGACTGGTCAATTATATACAGCTGGTAATCCGTTTTCCAGGACAGGAAATGCTCTGCCTTACAGTGGTACTGAGCCTTTTAGCCACCGTCATGCTGGCCAAAACCATTGGATGTGTCCTGCCCATTGCGGCCCAGGTTCTCCATCTGGACCCGGCCATTATGGCTGCCCCGCTTATCACCACCATTGTGGATGCGGTGAGCCTGATTATATATTTTCAGCTGGCTTGCAGCCTGCTGAAGATTTAGGAAGAATGTTCAGAGCCGGAATCTTGTTTCTATACAGGATTCCGGCCTTTTGCTTTTGGATGGTTTCCGGCCATTTGGTCCCCGGCTATTTGGTTCTCTGTCCTATTTTGGCCCCACAATTTGTAAATCCTCAGAACCCTCTATTGACAATGGGGAACAGATTTTACTATAATAAAGGTAAGTTATAAAACATGTTTCAAGTCTTTGATATCTGTCCCCGCGTCCGGTTTCAGCAGAACTTATAGTATGGAGGTGTCGTGTTTTCTTGAGGTGCCTCCGGTCTTATACCATATATTCCATCAAGAAAGAGAGGTAGTTATATGAACCAGGAACAGCTAAGAATCATGAGCGGGAAAAAAGGGTTTATCGCAGCGTTAGACCAGAGCGGCGGCAGTACGCCAAAGGCGCTTAAGAATTACGGAATCAGAGAGGACCAGTACAGCAATGATGAGGAGATGTTCAATCTGGTCCATGAGATGCGTACCAGGATTATAACCAGTCCCTCCTTTACCTCAGACCATATCCTGGCAGCCATCCTTTTTGAGAATACCATGGAGCGGAAGATTGGGGATAAGCTGACTGCGGATTACCTGTGGGAGGAGAAGGGTATCATCCCTATCCTGAAGGTGGATAAGGGTCTGGCAGAGGAAGCGGACGGAGTCCGGCTGATGAAGCCTGTTCCGGGGCTGGATGAACTCCTTGTACGTGCGGTGGAGCGGCATATTTTCGGAACTAAGATGCGTTCCGTGATTAAGCAGGCTAACCCTGTGGGCATCAAAAAGATTGTGGACCAGCAGTTTGAAATCGGGCTTCGCATTGCGGCTGCGGGACTGGTTCCCATACTGGAGCCGGAGATTGATATTTACAGTCCGGATAAGGCTGAATCTGAGCAAATCATGAAGGATGAAATCAAGAAACATCTGGCAGCGCTTCCGGAGGATACCAGGCTGATGTTTAAACTGTCCATTCCGGATAAGCACGGATTCTACAGCGACCTCATGGAAGATTCCCATGTAGTGCGTGTGGTGGCGCTGTCCGGCGGATATTCCCGCCAGGAGGCCAATGAGCGCTTAAGCCGCAGTCCGGGACTGATTGCCAGCTTTTCCAGGGCATTGTCCGAAGGCCTTAATGCCAATCAGACCCAGGGCGAGTTTGACCGTATGCTGGCCCAGTCCATTAAGGAGATTTACGATGCATCCATAACCTGAGACAGGGAGGCTCCGCTATTGCTGCGGAGCCTTTTTGCGATCTGGAAACATAGGGCTGGGTATTGGGCTTATTGGGTGTATTTGGCGGACGGCCTTCTGTTTACAAGGACTGTTATAAATGGTATCATATAAAAAGATGTGATGAAAATGTATCCCGGTAAAAGGATGCAGAGGCATTGAGTTATGACAAGAGGAATCTATGAAACGTAAGTTAATTGGAAAATGGCATGTTGCCGCTTTTTTGGTGTTCTGCTTTGTGTTCGCACTGACAGCCAGCGGTGTTTTTTACAATCAGCGCGGGAAGCTGGCCGGGGAATTCGGAAACATGGTGGCAGCGAACCTGACTTCTTATACCCAGGCCCAAAAGCGTTACCTGAACAGCTCCATCACGGATGCCTGGAATACCCTGAAAGGGATTTCTGGTCTGGTGGAACAGATTATACCGGAATATACGGAGGATTCCCTGAACGGATATCTGGATCAGCTTAATTTGCAGAACAGGGACTATATGATAGAATATGTGACCCTGCAGGAGCTGGAGAGAAGGCTGAGGGTTCAGCAGGCGTCGGAACGTGACTGGAGCCTGTTTGGTGAGATTGAGCAGGGAACAGGTGTGGTGTCCGATATATGGGACTGGAAGAAGGCGGGAAACAAGTCTGTTTTCACGGTAGCGGAACCGGTCTGGAAGAATGGAGAGGTGATTGGAGTGCTGCAGACCAGACTGGAGCCCCTGGCCATCACGGAACAGGTTCCTGAGGCAAGCGCATTTACACGCAGCAGCACACTCATTGTGAGACGTGATGGAACAATTCTTGCCAGTGAGAATCACAACCGTGGTGATATATCCACAGGGAACCTGTTTGATTCGGTAAAGGTAGCCGGCATTACGGATGAAGTAGTGGAGCAGATGGAAGAGCGCTTCTATGGAGACGGGTCAGACAGCTTCATGTTTGAGGGGAAGGGGGATTCCTACTATTTTTCCTGGGATTATCTGGGGTATAATGAGTGGTATATCGTAAATTTTGTACGCTCGCCTGATGTGGCCATTCATTATGACAATATTTTGAAGGAGCTTATCTATGCCAGCCTGTTTCTGATTGGCCTTACGGCTGCTCTGGGCGGCGGAATCGTGGTTTTGTTCCTGCATTACCGGAGAAGCCTGGACTTTGAGACTAAGAAGTACGGACTTCTGGCGGAGTTTTCTGATACGGCCCTTTTTGAATACGACAGGAGAAAGGACACCCTGGAATTTACCAACAATGCCAGGCGCATCCTGATGCTGGATGAGCTTAAAATCAGCCATGTCATGGGAAAAAAGACCAGGACAGACTTGTTTGTCCAGGAGGACAGGAAGGTTATGGAGGATATGCTGAGAGGCAGAACCGGCAGCGGGGAGGACAAAATCCAGTATGCAGAACTGCGGCTTAAGAGTATATCCGGCGAGTATCACTGGTTCGGATGTCATTATAAGGCCATTACCTCTGATGCAGGGACAGTGGCCAAGGTGGTGGGCAAGCTGGCGGACATTTCGCGGCAGAGAAGCAGGGAGCAGGAGCTTCGGGAACAGGCTATGCGGGACGTGCTTACGGGAATCTACAACAAGGCAGGTGAAAAGCTGATTGACCGCATGGTTAAGGAAAAAGGACAGGGACTGTTTCTGATGCTGGATTTAAATGATTTTAAGAGCATCAACGATACCATGGGCCATGCGGCAGGGGATGCCATACTCACTGAGATGGGAAGAGTCCTTAAGGGAGCCTGCAGGGAAAATGATATAGTGGCCCGCATTGGCGGGGATGAATTTGTCATGTTCCTTCCGGGGGCATTTGACTGGCAGACAGGAAAACGCAAGATAGGGGAAATACAGGACAGTCTCAGGACAGTCATGATAACCACCTGGGGAATCAGGGGAATCAGGGCCAGTATTGGCGCCGCCCTGTGCCCGGAGGACGGGATGGATTACGAGACCTTATTTAAGGCTGCGGACGAGGCTATGTATCTGGACAAGGAGCAGTCCAAAAACCGGAATGAAAGCAGGGAGGCAGGAGAGGAAAAACAGGACAGGACAATATCATGACACAGCAGGAGGAACAGGACATGAAGCACGGATGGGGAAGTGTAATTCTGTCAGGCGGACAGGGACGCCGTATGGGCGGTATTGACAAAGGAGGACTGGACTATAAGGGAGAGTCTTTTTGCGGGCATATACAGAAGCAGCTTCAGGCCCTGGACATCCCGTGCTACCTGTCCCGGGCCTGTTATGCAGGCAGCGGTGGCAGGGAAGGCGGACTGGAAGTGATTGAAGATACTGTAAAGGGGGCAGAAGGAGAGTGGATTGGCCCCATGGGCGGTATATGGTCCTGCTTTCAGCGCACAGGACTTGATGGGCTGTTCTTTGTGTCCTGTGATATGCCTTTATTCAGGAAAGAGATGGCGGCTATTCTGATGGAGCGCTGGGAGCCGGGGGCGGATGCGGTGCTGTGGAGAACCAGGGACGGCCGTATACAGCCATTATGCGGCTTTTACGCGGCCACCTGTCTGGAGGCGCTGGGAGACACGATCCGTCAGGGAAATTACCGGCTGATGAAGTTCCTGAACGCTGTGCGCTGTATTGTGGTGGATACGTCAGAGGCCCATATACCGGATATCTGGTTTGCCAATGTGAATTCACCCTCCGCCTACAGGAGCCTGGAAGGGCTGCGCACGCCTGTCCTGGCTGTAAGCGGCAGAAAGAACACCGGTAAGACAGCCCTTTTGGAAATGCTGGTTGGAGCGCTGGACAGGGTGGGAATCCGGTCTGCGGTAATCAAGCATGACGGCCATGAGTTTGAGGCTGATGTGCCGGGAACCGACAGCCGGAGGATAAAGGAAGCAGGGGCATACGGCACAGTGGTGTACTCCGGCACCAAATTTTCCATGACAAAGGAGCAGCCTTCCATGAAGGCAGAGGATTTCTTTGGTTTCTTCCCGGAGGCAGACATTATTTTCCTGGAAGGACAGAAAGATTCAGATTATCCAAAGCTGGAGGTACTGAGAAGGGAAGTCTCGGATGTCCCGGTGTGCAGGCCGGAAACAGTGCTGGCTTATATCTGGAGCGGGCAGATTGCCAGGAGTGGGGAGAACACCTGGAGCGGGGAGAACGCCAGAAGCGGGGAAGATTGCCCGGGCAGGGGTAACCGCCGGAATGGGAAATGTCCCGTACTCACAGCCGCTCAGAAAGACTGCATCCTGGAAATCGTGATTGAGCACATGGACAGGTACTGCCGGGGAGACGGCGGTGATGAGCTATGACCGTTAAGGAAGCAGTACAGAGCCGTACCCGTCAGCTTCTGAAAAACTTTTTCTTAGTCCGGATAGCTTCTTTCCATTTACAACAATCATTCAGGTGGAGCATTACATGGCGGGTAGGCGGCATAAGCAGTATGCCCGCCACATCCTTTTTTTCCCAGAAATCAAGCAGCCATATGGAGGTTTCCTGTTGTGTAACTCCGCCAACGGACAGGATTTTCTCTATATCATCCTGCCGGATCTGGCGCTTTAAATCAGCGGCACTTAAGCTGCGGATTATGTCCCTTGTCGTTTGCGCCACGGCATTTCTGTAACAAATCAATTGCTCTGTATTGACATTTCTGCTAAAGTCTATAATCTCATCGTCAGAGAGTGCATTTCCGGTATCTGTAATCCGGGCATTCAGCCGTTCTTTCCAGTCCTGGTTGAACACCTGTTCTTTCCGGGCGACCAGGATGTTCATGGTCAAATCTTCGATTCTGGCGATATGCCACAAACCCCACGCAATGGTTTCATCTTTTCCTGTCGGCATGATGGCATATTCGTTCTGTTTCAAATCACATAAAAGATTATCCACCTCGTTTTTGTCTGTACCGGATACCACAGAAGAATGCAGCTTTGCATGTATTTGCAGAAACAGGTCTTTTGAGCGTTCGGTCTCCGAAGTCTTTCGGATGATGCTGCTTAATTCTTTGTGCTGTTCACTTAATCCGCGGCCAAAATATTTCATTTTTTTTACTCCTAAAGCCGAATTGATGAATCCATTTTATTTTTCAGGAAATTCCTGTAACATTTCATATATGTCATCGCCGGCGCTGGTGCATAGTTTCTTAGATGAATTTTTACGGTCGTTCTGTCTCCCGTAATGGAATTGTCTTACCTTTTATATGGAGCCTGTGACTTATATACCTAATTCTAATATTTGGGGATGTATCTGTCAAATGCAAAAATATTTTATTATGGCAATATTTTTATGCAGAAAAAGATGATAGCGGTGATAACAAGACGGAAGATTTTCAGTATCAGGTTTGAACGCTGTTTTAATATATTCACTCTTGTAGGATCCGATTCCCTGTGATAAAATAAAGACAAAAATAAAAAATGTTTTTATTTAAAAGAGGGGAAACGATGCCTAAAGTCGGTTATTCTGAAAAAGAACGGGTACAAATCAGAGAGGCATTAATTGCTGTGGGGCTGGATTTGATGACAAAGCAGGGGATACAGCACACCACGGTGGAGCAGATCTATAAGAAGGTGGGTATATCACGCACTTTCTTTTACTCTTTTTTTCCGAATAAAGAGGAGCTGATTGTGGAGGCCCTTTATCTGCAGCAGCCCCAACTCATTGAATATGCCCGGAAACTGATGAACGATCCAGCCATAAGCTGGAGGGATAAGGTGAAAACGTTTCTCCACTCTCTATGTTATGGTGAAAAATATGGGATCGCTGTCTTGACGATGGATGAGCAGCGCCTTATCTTCAAGCGTTTATCCAGGGATAGTTATAAGGTGTTCAGAGATAAGCAATTAAGCCTTTTACATGCAATATTAAATAGTTTTGAGATTGAAGCCGACACAGAACAGCTTAAATTAGTGCTCAATCTGACGTTATTAATCGTGATTACATGCCGGGCTCTCCCAGAAAATTTACCATTACTGGTTTCCGAGGCTTCTGATGGGACTGCGGAGTTTCAAATGGAGGCGCTTGTGGATTACCTTGAAAAGCTAAAATGTAAACCAATCTTATAAAAAGATAAGGCACCTGCATCTGCTTATTTCCTCGCATTTGGTATGACACATCCGCTATTTCCCGTGGATAAATAGGGGAATTCACATAATAAATGGCTGTGGCCATAATTGGTTTCAGCTTAATATAATAAATATTTAATTACAGGAGGAAACAATAATGGGAATTTTTGGTAAGCTTTTTAAAGGACCTGAAATTGATATGGTAAAAAGCAATGCAAATGCAAAAAAAATGCGTGCTTTGTTTAATCAGGCTGTAGAAAATGGGGACGATTACCGATTGATCTTTGGCTTTACCGAAGATGTAAGCCGTTTTAATTATGGGTTTGTTCATGGCAGCAAATCGAAAATAGGAAATCTTCTTGTTGGCTGGAATGAGGTAAACCAGACGATTGTAGTTGTTCCAACAGTCCCTGATCTTTCCGGATGTGGTGATCCAACCTATTACCGCCGGTCGGAAATCCTGAAAGCATACCGGAATAAGTACCCCACGGATGCCTTTATCATTTATCCCGACAGAAAGAGTTATATTGGCATCAATGCCTACGATTGGCTGG
Coding sequences within:
- the mgtE gene encoding magnesium transporter, coding for MQENFDLKELMELLDTMQLRLLKEKLIEMNEVDIAAFIEELDSEKTVVVYRMLPKELASDVFACLPVEKQEHIINSITDYELSAIVNDLFVDDAVDMLEELPANVVKRVLKNSTPDTRKLINQFLKYPEGSAGSIMTAEYVGLKKRMTVEEAFAYIRRHGVDKETIYTCYVMDAKRALEGVVTVKDLLMHPYEEVIGNIMDSHVIKAVTTDDQEEVAESFRKYDLLSLPVVDHENRLVGIVTVDDVVDVMEQEATEDFEKMAAMLPSEKPYLKTGVFALAKNRLAWLLILMISSMITGSILAKYEAAFAVIPLLVTFIPMLTDTGGNAGSQSSTMIIRGMAVGEIEAGDILRVLWKELRVGVIVGVLLGLVNYIQLVIRFPGQEMLCLTVVLSLLATVMLAKTIGCVLPIAAQVLHLDPAIMAAPLITTIVDAVSLIIYFQLACSLLKI
- a CDS encoding fructose bisphosphate aldolase; translated protein: MNQEQLRIMSGKKGFIAALDQSGGSTPKALKNYGIREDQYSNDEEMFNLVHEMRTRIITSPSFTSDHILAAILFENTMERKIGDKLTADYLWEEKGIIPILKVDKGLAEEADGVRLMKPVPGLDELLVRAVERHIFGTKMRSVIKQANPVGIKKIVDQQFEIGLRIAAAGLVPILEPEIDIYSPDKAESEQIMKDEIKKHLAALPEDTRLMFKLSIPDKHGFYSDLMEDSHVVRVVALSGGYSRQEANERLSRSPGLIASFSRALSEGLNANQTQGEFDRMLAQSIKEIYDASIT
- a CDS encoding sensor domain-containing diguanylate cyclase, whose translation is MKRKLIGKWHVAAFLVFCFVFALTASGVFYNQRGKLAGEFGNMVAANLTSYTQAQKRYLNSSITDAWNTLKGISGLVEQIIPEYTEDSLNGYLDQLNLQNRDYMIEYVTLQELERRLRVQQASERDWSLFGEIEQGTGVVSDIWDWKKAGNKSVFTVAEPVWKNGEVIGVLQTRLEPLAITEQVPEASAFTRSSTLIVRRDGTILASENHNRGDISTGNLFDSVKVAGITDEVVEQMEERFYGDGSDSFMFEGKGDSYYFSWDYLGYNEWYIVNFVRSPDVAIHYDNILKELIYASLFLIGLTAALGGGIVVLFLHYRRSLDFETKKYGLLAEFSDTALFEYDRRKDTLEFTNNARRILMLDELKISHVMGKKTRTDLFVQEDRKVMEDMLRGRTGSGEDKIQYAELRLKSISGEYHWFGCHYKAITSDAGTVAKVVGKLADISRQRSREQELREQAMRDVLTGIYNKAGEKLIDRMVKEKGQGLFLMLDLNDFKSINDTMGHAAGDAILTEMGRVLKGACRENDIVARIGGDEFVMFLPGAFDWQTGKRKIGEIQDSLRTVMITTWGIRGIRASIGAALCPEDGMDYETLFKAADEAMYLDKEQSKNRNESREAGEEKQDRTIS
- the mobB gene encoding molybdopterin-guanine dinucleotide biosynthesis protein B; this translates as MTQQEEQDMKHGWGSVILSGGQGRRMGGIDKGGLDYKGESFCGHIQKQLQALDIPCYLSRACYAGSGGREGGLEVIEDTVKGAEGEWIGPMGGIWSCFQRTGLDGLFFVSCDMPLFRKEMAAILMERWEPGADAVLWRTRDGRIQPLCGFYAATCLEALGDTIRQGNYRLMKFLNAVRCIVVDTSEAHIPDIWFANVNSPSAYRSLEGLRTPVLAVSGRKNTGKTALLEMLVGALDRVGIRSAVIKHDGHEFEADVPGTDSRRIKEAGAYGTVVYSGTKFSMTKEQPSMKAEDFFGFFPEADIIFLEGQKDSDYPKLEVLRREVSDVPVCRPETVLAYIWSGQIARSGENTWSGENARSGEDCPGRGNRRNGKCPVLTAAQKDCILEIVIEHMDRYCRGDGGDEL
- a CDS encoding DinB family protein, giving the protein MKYFGRGLSEQHKELSSIIRKTSETERSKDLFLQIHAKLHSSVVSGTDKNEVDNLLCDLKQNEYAIMPTGKDETIAWGLWHIARIEDLTMNILVARKEQVFNQDWKERLNARITDTGNALSDDEIIDFSRNVNTEQLICYRNAVAQTTRDIIRSLSAADLKRQIRQDDIEKILSVGGVTQQETSIWLLDFWEKKDVAGILLMPPTRHVMLHLNDCCKWKEAIRTKKKFFRS
- a CDS encoding TetR/AcrR family transcriptional regulator, coding for MPKVGYSEKERVQIREALIAVGLDLMTKQGIQHTTVEQIYKKVGISRTFFYSFFPNKEELIVEALYLQQPQLIEYARKLMNDPAISWRDKVKTFLHSLCYGEKYGIAVLTMDEQRLIFKRLSRDSYKVFRDKQLSLLHAILNSFEIEADTEQLKLVLNLTLLIVITCRALPENLPLLVSEASDGTAEFQMEALVDYLEKLKCKPIL